In Magnolia sinica isolate HGM2019 chromosome 12, MsV1, whole genome shotgun sequence, a single genomic region encodes these proteins:
- the LOC131221606 gene encoding G-type lectin S-receptor-like serine/threonine-protein kinase At4g03230 isoform X3, producing MTEIMGAQTMQEEEVKAQELPLIDLDTIEEATNYFSDENKLGEGGFGPVYKGMLPDGKQIAVKRLSRSSVQGLEEFKNEILLIAKLQHRNLVRLLYCCIEKAEKMLVYEFMPNTSLDVFLFDLDKRAKLNWTRRFNIVLGIARGLLYLHEDSRLRIIHRDLKASNVLLDNEMNPKISDFGLARIYGGSESGINTNRIVGTYGYMAPEYALEGIFSVKSDVFSFGVLLLEIISGQKNHRFYISQHSQSLLAYAWRLWKEGKGIELIDPHIVNSCPTNEALRWIHIGLICVQEDPIDRPTMSTVVLMLGSESVTLPKPTQPTFSVRREAIIAKETSSASSISNPTVSDIGPR from the exons ATGACAGAGATTATGGGGGCTCAAACTATGCAAGAAGAGGAGGTGAAAGCTCAAGAACTGCCTCTGATCGATTTAGATACAATAGAAGAAGCGACAAATTACTTCAGTGATGAAAATAAACTGGGAGAAGGTGGATTTGGCCCAGTTTATAAG GGTATGCTGCCTGATGGTAAACAAATAGCAGTGAAAAGGCTTTCAAGGAGTTCTGTGCAAGGCTTAGAGGAATTTAAGAATGAAATATTATTAATTGCGAAACTCCAACACAGAAATCTTGTGAGGCTCTTGTATTGCTGCATAGAGAAAGCAGAGAAGATGCTCGTCTATGAATTCATGCCAAACACTAGCCTTGATGTCTTCCTCTTTG ATCTAGATAAGCGTGCAAAATTAAACTGGACAAGGCGCTTTAACATCGTTCTTGGAATTGCCCGTGGCCTTCTCTATCTTCACGAGGACTCACGACTTCGAATAATTCACCGGGATCTCAAAGCTAGCAATGTTCTGTTGGACAATGAAATGAACCCAAAAATATCAGACTTTGGATTGGCAAGGATTTATGGAGGAAGTGAGAGTGGAATTAACACTAATAGAATTGTTGGAACATA TGGATACATGGCTCCTGAGTATGCATTGGAAGGGATATTCTCTGTGAAGTCTGATGTGTTCAGCTTTGGAGTTCTACTGCTAGAGATTATCAGTGGTCAAAAGAACCATCGATTCTACATCTCACAACATTCTCAAAGCCTACTTGCATAC GCTTGGCGATTATGGAAAGAAGGCAAAGGCATTGAGTTGATTGATCCACATATAGTCAATTCATGCCCCACAAACGAAGCGCTGAGATGGATCCACATTGGGTTGATATGTGTTCAAGAAGATCCAATAGATAGGCCCACCATGTCGACGGTTGTTCTTATGCTGGGAAGCGAATCTGTAACGCTACCCAAACCTACACAGCCTACATTCTCTGTGCGGAGGGAGGCCATCATCGCCAAAGAGACATCTTCCGCAAGTTCCATCAGCAATCCAACGGTGTCAGATATTGGGCCTCGGTGA
- the LOC131221605 gene encoding disease resistance protein RPS2-like has translation MESLGPVIQTITLIWAPLSRQIDYLKDLDSNMASLISEMTKLKCKREDIQTDIQAAVRAGQRTTKQVENWVEKVLNIESEVDSIVAEFNQRRQRLNRFHRIVVLRYKLSRRVAKMLRDVKYLSAEGVFDKVGTSPLLPMVIEMPTASTDGQTTSEQTLEEIRRYLHDEENRIICVYGMGGVGKTTLMKNINNQLIGTQDFDAVIWVTVSKDLNLGRIQEQIGSKLGLNFQNDDHEWWRCMELLGKLRKMRYLLILDDVWQGIVLEEIGVPKPNAQNRSKIVLTTRFIGVSNEMEADVQVRVKTLSVQESWNLFHEKACKAVLLPDIQSLAMEVVNECGGLPLAITTVGRAMRGKKKKELWINAVRALRGSVPDIEGMEPKVFLPLKLSYDHLQDDKIRACFLYCSLFPEDYNIEVDELVIYWAMEGFIDIVDSLQDASSQGHQILERLKDACLLEASSEVEDHVKMHDLIRDLALWITSSPSNEGPKFLVRAGLGLMDSPDEAMWKEAEKISLMNNKIEELPVQPNCPNLVSFYIRENPLLRAIPDSFFELMPRLQVLDLSHTWIVSLPMSLTSLVNLRALILKCCKSLVEVPPLGQLKELQFLDLSFTTIRNLPEGLENLVKLKQLNLSFLGRVTVIPSNIISKLSSLEDLRMFGTYVNWAKEWWIDDASEAMLGEVATLRRLMSLEITIQNMDCLAHDVIKWQWPTLKKFRFYLGRGKHDSPSSCDKLVYIVGLACVSFPHGIGAMLNHTEALILENCRWLRHTPQLGGDLRNLRELYIFKCFGMDCLVDWTEVGEDALQCLETLHLNSLPNLKKVFDGQMPCGGLRKLRLLHVSCCNKLKSLFSSSMAEQLNQLEELRVTDCEKMAVIIEGEALFDNALSNLHDLRLGGLAKLTGICDHMVDLASLQHIAVCDCPRLMKLPSCYGIQKIMGEKEWWEALEWEDESTKSFFRDRFYRSVWVR, from the coding sequence ATGGAATCACTGGGTCCAGTTATTCAGACTATTACGCTTATTTGGGCCCCTTTATCTCGGCAAATCGATTATCTAAAAGACCTCGATAGCAACATGGCCTCTCTGATCTCAGAAATGACAAAGCTAAAATGCAAGAGAGAAGATATCCAAACAGACATCCAGGCAGCTGTGAGAGCTGGTCAGAGAACGACTAAACAAGTTGAGAATTGGGTGGAGAAAGTGCTCAATATAGAATCGGAAGTCGATTCCATAGTTGCGGAATTCAATCaaaggagacaaagattgaacagGTTTCACAGGATTGTAGTCCTTCGGTACAAACTCAGTCGGAGGGTTGCTAAAATGCTCAGAGATGTTAAATACCTCAGCGCTGAAGGAGTCTTTGATAAGGTGGGCACAAGCCCTTTGCTGCCGATGGTGATCGAGATGCCAACCGCCTCAACAGATGGTCAGACCACATCTGAGCAAACCTTAGAGGAGATACGGCGATACTTACACGATGAGGAGAATCGAATCATTTGTGTGTATGGGATGGGGGGAGTGGGGAAAACCACTCTCATGAAAAATATAAACAATCAGCTCATCGGGACCCAAGATTTTGATGCAGTTATCTGGGTGACTGTGTCTAAGGACCTCAATTTGGGGCGGATCCAAGAGCAGATAGGAAGCAAGCTGGGCTTGAATTTTCAAAATGATGATCACGAATGGTGGAGATGCATGGAATTGTTGGGGAAGTTGCGGAAAATGAGGTACTTGCTAATCTTAGATGATGTCTGGCAAGGAATTGTCTTGGAAGAAATCGGAGTTCCGAAGCCAAATGCTCAGAACAGAAGCAAAATTGTCTTGACCACGCGATTCATTGGGGTGTCGAATGAAATGGAGGCAGATGTACAAGTAAGAGTCAAGACTCTTTCGGTGCAGGAATCGTGGAATCTCTTCCATGAGAAAGCTTGCAAAGCGGTTCTCTTGCCGGATATTCAGTCTCTAGCCATGGAGGTTGTCAATGAGTGCGGTGGCTTGCCACTAGCAATCACGACTGTGGGACGAGCCATGCGGGGCAAGAAGAAGAAGGAGCTGTGGATAAATGCGGTACGGGCGTTGAGGGGATCAGTGCCAGATATTGAAGGTATGGAGCCTAAAGTTTTTCTCCCTTTGAAACTTAGCTATGACCATCTACAAGATGATAAGATTCGAGCTTGTTTTTTGTATTGTTCTTTGTTTCCTGAAGATTATAATATAGAAGTAGATGAACTGGTAATTTACTGGGCCATGGAAGGGTTTATAGACATTGTTGATAGCTTGCAAGATGCGTCAAGTCAGGGGCATCAGATCCTTGAAAGACTCAAGGACGCATGCCTCTTAGAGGCAAGTAGTGAAGTTGAAGACCATGTCAAGATGCATGATTTGATTCGCGACTTAGCTCTATGGATCACATCATCTCCGTCGAATGAAGGACCCAAGTTCCTGGTGAGAGCCGGGTTGGGATTGATGGACTCGCCTGATGAGGCGATGTGGAAAGAGGCCGAGAAGATTTCATTGATGAATAACAAAATAGAGGAGCTCCCAGTTCAGCCCAATTGCCCTAACTTGGTGTCCTTTTACATCAGAGAAAACCCGCTCCTGAGGGCCATTCCTGATAGCTTCTTCGAACTCATGCCGAGACTCCAGGTTCTTGATCTAAGTCATACATGGATTGTGTCTCTGCCCATGTCCTTAACTTCATTGGTGAATCTACGAGCTCTCATTTTAAAATGCTGCAAAAGCTTGGTAGAGGTACCGCCGCTAGGCCAGCTGAAGGAACTCCAGTTTCTAGATCTCTCATTCACCACCATCCGGAATCTCCCTGAGGGTCTGGAGAATTTGGTTAAACTCAAGCAATTGAATCTATCATTTTTGGGCCGAGTGACAGTAATTCCAAGCAACATAATATCTAAGCTGTCGAGTCTGGAGGATCTACGCATGTTTGGTACATACGTGAATTGGGCGAAGGAATGGTGGATTGACGATGCAAGCGAAGCCATGCTAGGAGAGGTCGCTACCTTGAGACGTCTGATGTCTCTCGAAATCACCATACAAAACATGGACTGCCTAGCTCATGATGTGATCAAAtggcaatggcccaccttgaaaaaATTCCGTTTTTATTTGGGCCGTGGGAAGCATGATAGCCCTTCATCATGCGATAAGTTAGTGTATATCGTCGGGCTCGCCTGTGTATCTTTTCCTCATGGAATCGGAGCAATGCTAAACCATACTGAAGCTCTAATTCTTGAAAATTGCCGATGGCTGAGACATACTCCTCAGTTAGGGGGCGATTTACGAAACTTGAGAGAGCTTTATATTTTCAAATGTTTTGGAATGGATTGCCTTGTGGACTGGACTGAGGTGGGAGAGGACGCATTACAATGTCTTGAGACATTGCATCTGAATAGTCTGCCAAACTTGAAGAAGGTATTCGATGGACAAATGCCATGTGGGGGCCTTCGGAAACTAAGATTGCTACATGTTTCGTGCTGTAACAAGTTGAAGAGTCTCTTTTCTTCTAGCATGGCAGAACAATTAAATCAGTTGGAAGAGCTCAGGGTCACCGATTGTGAGAAAATGGCGGTGATTATAGAAGGAGAAGCACTGTTTGACAATGCACTTTCAAACTTACACGACCTACGGTTGGGAGGATTAGCAAAACTAACAGGCATCTGCGATCACATGGTGGATTTAGCTTCCTTGCAACATATTGCAGTGTGTGATTGCCCAAGATTGATGAAGCTTCCTTCTTGCTATGGAATTCAAAAGATAATGGGAGAGAAGGAATGGTGGGAAGCATTGGAGTGGGAAGATGAAAGTACCAAGTCTTTCTTTCGTGACAGATTTTATCGGTCGGTATGGGTGCGGTGA